Genomic DNA from Oncorhynchus tshawytscha isolate Ot180627B linkage group LG04, Otsh_v2.0, whole genome shotgun sequence:
GCACTGTGCTGTTCTGCTCTTGTACTTTTTGATGGTTTGAGTAGAATTTGTGGAAAGTGTAGCCTACTTATTTCTGCTGATTTTTAATTGTTCAAACTGACAATTGAATTTAGGCCTTTATTTTCATACTTAATATTTTCTGCACACCGCACATTTTGCTTAGCGAATCAATTTGATATTGTGCTCTGTGTATCTGTGCATGTTTACAGGATAATCGCCATGTGTGGAGACTATTACATTGGCGGGCGCCGGTTCTCGTCCCTGTCAGACCTGATTGGTTATTACAGCTATGTGTCTtgcctgctgaaaggtgaaaagCTGCTATCACCCGTGGCTCCTCCAGAGGTAAGATTCCATTACGCTCAAGAGTAGAAACGGAGGTAAgacttctcccccccccccctacatactcaatgtacagtgccttcaaagtgttcacaccccttgacttaacATTTAGTAGTTATAGGCtggatttaaaatgtattaaatttagatttttttttttttggggggggtcactggcctacacaacactcaataatgtcaaagtagaattatgtttttagaaatgtttacgtAAATGTCTTGGGTCAATCAGTATTCAACCtcattgttatggcaagcctaaataagttcaggagtaaacatttgcataACTTAAATAAGTTGACTCTGtgtttaacattttatttttgactacctcatctctataccccacccacgcaattatctgtaaggtcgagcaaggaatttcaaacacagatccaaccctaaagaccagggaggtttttcaatgcctcgcaaaaaaagggcacctattggtaaccTAACAGTTGTGGCTACGTCACGTGGTGTATTGTTTTCTCTAatttcttgccctttgtgctgttgtctataaccaataataataatttgtaccacgttttgtgttgctaccatgttgtgttgctaccatgctgggttgttgtcttaggtctctctttatgtagtgttgtctctcttgtcgtgatgtgtttttgtcttatttttaaaaaaatcccGGCCCCTGTCCATGCAGGagaccttttggtaggccatcattgtaaataagaatttgttcttaactcactagCCTAGTTAAAAGGTAAAGATCtggtaaacattttaaaaagcaaacattgaatatccctttgagcatggtgaagttattatttacactttggatgggctatcaatacacccagtcactacaaagatacaagcgtCCTTCCTAAGTCAGTTGCCGGAGAGTTATGAtaccgctcagggattttaccatgaggccaatggtgactttaaaacagagtttaatggctgtgatagaactgaggatggatcaacaatattgtagttactccacaatactaacctaattgacagtgaaaaggaagcctgtacagaataaaaagtattccaaaatatgcatcctgtttgcaacaaagcactaaagtaatactaaaAAAATAAATCCAATTAACATTTCACTCCACTCTGGTAGGCTAGAGACAGGAAAATAACCACATTTATGTGTGGAACCAATTTATACAAATCTTTCCATACAAACATTTTCCTACCAAACTGGGCATGAACTATAAACAGTAGCTTACTGCTAACAAAGGAGCTGTAGAATAATATAGTAGTTCAGTATAATGCTTCTAGAAAGAAATGGCTAAATGCAAAAGGAAAATACAACATTTTAAAATATGGCCAGATTAGACATTGTGCATGTTTTGACAAGTGGGCAGAAATCCACATAGTCATagtgagagaggaaaaaaatctatttcaataaaaaatgttttcaggctgtaacacaacaaaatgtggaacaaggcaagtggtatgaatactttctgaagacactgtatctGGGAGATATCTGTCCCAACTTCCCCTACACCCCAGGCCATATTTCATAACTATCTCGAGAGAGCGAGAAGCCAGGAAAATACTAATgagaggtgtcctggagggtgtcTAGTCGAATACTTTCATTTGGATTGCTAAGGGGAGTGTTTGAAGATTTAAGTGGAAGCATTGGTTAATAGTGCAGTTTTTTAATAGTgtgcttgtgtctgtctgtgcttttGTGTGTAGCCTGTAGAGGACAGGAGGCGAGTGAGAGCCATTCTTCCATACACCAAAGTGCCAGAGACCGATGAGATCAGGTAAAACCTACAAAGACACATTTTATGGAATGTGAGTGCCTTGTTGAAGGAGAGGACTGACAAGCACAATCCGAATAATACAAAAACAGACCTCTCCCTGTCATTTAGCAAGACCTAGCACACTAACAGGTGAGTCTTGCTATTCTTTGTCAGATCATGGGAAACGTCTTTCTGAATCCAAGCCTTAACACAGAGACACTGCTAGCTCAGTTTTAGCTGACTGGATAGAAACATGCAATCTTTCTTTACAGTGGTGTGTAGCTTAAAGGAGACACCTTGTGGTGAATTGGTGCTACTACACccaaacattgctgcagggacttgattccattcagccatgcgcattagtgaggtcgggcactgatattgtgcgattagacctggctcacagtcagcattccaattcatccctaaggtgttcaatggggttgaggtcagggctctgtgtaggccagtcaagtttttccaccgatcttgacaaaccactTCTGTGTGGACCgtactttgtgcacggggggcatagtcatgctaaaacaggaaagagccttccctaaactgttgccacaaagttggaagcacagaaatgtctagaatgtcattgtatgctgttgctttaagatttcccttcactggaacaaagagACCTAGCCCGACCCATGAGAAATagccaccaaactttatagttggcaccatgcatttgggcaggtagttcTCCTGGCatgcgccaaacccagatttgtctgtctaccaggtggtgaagcgtgattcatcactccagagaacgtgtttccactgctccaatggcggcaagctttacaccactccagccgacaggGTGTGTgctggcattgcgcatggtgatattaggcttgtgttcagctgctcggccatgggaacccatttcatgaagctctcgacgaacagttcttgtgctgacgttgcttgcaGATGCTTCAGCACtcgctctgtgagcttgtgtggcctaccacttcgcggctgagccgttgttgctcctagatgtttccatttcacaataacagcacctacagttgaccgaggaagctctagcagggcagaaatttgacaaactgacttgttggaaaggtgggatctaatgacggtgccatgttgaaagtctgaGTTCTTCAGTCATTCTAcagtcaatgtttgtctatagagattgcatggatgtgtgctcgattttatacacctgacaggtgtgactgaaatagttGAATAcactaatttaaaggggtgtccacaaacTAGTTCAGTCGGCGATTAGCTGTAAAGCCTCAAGGAACCCACACAGCCTTTAGATCTCTTAACTAAATAGACAATCATTATTGAGGAAAACAGTGTTATTTTTTGTGTAAATGGAGACGCAAGTGTAAGTACATGTGTAGCAAAACAttgacctgttcctcctctcctgtccgtCAGCTTCCTGAAAGGGGACATGTTTATCGTTCACAATGAACTGGATGACGGCTGGATGTGGGTGACCAAcgtgaggacagaggagcagggCCTCATTGTAGAGGATCtagtggaggaggtggtgagTTAAAGATCAGTGCTCTGCACAGGCTTAAGATCAGCTCTAACCAGACACCATTCATTGTGCCCCAAACTGTACACTATGTTCTGCACTACTAAAGTAAATATGGTACCATTTGGGAAACTGTTGTGGTTTGCCATTTGAAAACGCCTTCAaccttttttttaaacgttacattttttttttttttacccaggtGGCAATGGTAGCCGTTTTATAAGTATTTTCTGTCTTTTAAATTTGTCTCTACTGCTTCACTGATTGGTTGAACTAACATTGTTCTTGTTTTCAGGGACGGGAGGAGGACCCACATGAGGGCAAAGTGTAAGTTTATTTTTATTCTCCTAGGTGGCCATGCTATccaaaccccccccacacacacacacacagagaacatcaACTCAATAGGCGAGCTTCATTTGTTAAAATGGCTCATAGGCTGTCTAAAAATATCTTTGGAAGTTCATTATATCCCCACCTTCTGGCTGCCTCTGCACGCAACCCATGGTTAGAATATCTTCTATCCAACATATGTTTCCTGTTGTGAAGGGGAGTGTGGTGTATACGAGAGGTCGGCCGattttaatcggaatggccgattttaattagggccgatttcaagttttcataacaatcggaaatcggtatttttgagCACCGATTtggcagatttaaaaaaaaaaaaaaacattatttatttaactaggcaagtcagttaagaacacattcttattttcaatgactgcctaggaatggtgggttaactgcctcgttcaggggcagaatgacagattttcaccttgtcagctcggggaatccaATCtggcaaccttacagttaactagtccaacgctataacgacctgcctctctctcgttgcactccacaagaagactgcctgttacgcgaatgcagtaagccaaggtaagttgctagctagcattaaacttatcttatgaaaacaatcaatcaatcataatcactagttaactgcacatggttgatgatagtaatagatattatctagcgtgtcctgcgttgcatataatctgactgagcatagaAGTATctaactgagcggtggtaggcagaagcaggcatgtaaacattcattcaaacagcactttctttgtgttttgccagcagctctttgttgtgcgtcaagcattgcgctgtttatgacttcaagcctatcaactcccgagatgaggctggtgtaaccgaagtgaaatggctagctagttagcgcatggtacaaatggtatagagggaaatagtcctataattcctattataactacaacctaaaacttcttacttgggaatattgaagactcattttaaaaggaaccaccagctttcatatgttctcatgttctgagcaaggaacttaaacgttagctttcttacatggcacatattgcacttctactttcttctccaacactttgtttttatttaaaccaaattgaacatgtttcattatttatgaggctaaattgattttattgatgtattatatgaagttaaaataagtgttaattcagtattgttgtaattatcatTATTGCAAATCAGAAATCGGCCAATATTTAATCGGTATcgacttttttggtcctccaataatctgtatcagtgttgaaaaatcataatcggtcgacctctagtgtataCAGCATACGTCGTTAGTGACATTGACATAGTCCATGTTTGCATCCATGCGGCTCAGTGAAGTCTATGACGTAGTTTGTGACTCTGATACAAACACAATCCGGCTGTATATCTAGGTGTGTTTATTTTGTTTGCCAGCCTCCCGAAGACGGACTGTAGAATGTgaaaaatacatttcacaaatcaagcatcaatttatttattttttcagttAATTAATTCAGACTAAATTTGCTTTCTGATGTCACAATTGACCAAGTCCAACAGGATCTATCAAGTTGTGATTCATCATCCTAGACTGATCCGACCCTTCTGAAACCCCTCACTGCCCCTTTTTAACCCAGCACATATTGATCTGTCAGTTTTCtttccctctacactctccaatGGTCCATCCTGTCTTTAGCTGGTATCACGGCAAGATCAGCAAACAGGAGGCCTATAACCTTCTGATGACAGGTACCACTATACTTATTACATGATCCTCACTATAGCCTTCTGATGATGGGTATACTCTCTCTGCACAGTGGGGGTTACATTCCCATTTCTATGTGCTCTTGTTATCAACAAAATGTTCTGTTGCCGAAATATATGTTCCGATAATGTATTGGTAGTAAAACATCAATACTAAACATGTTAATGCCAACAATATCAGTgagtttctctcgctctctttcattTAGTTGGTCAAGTGTGCAGCTTCCTGGTCCGGCCGTCAGACAACACACCCGGGGATTACTCACTGTTTTTTCGCACTAATGAGAACATCCAAAGGTTTAAGATATGCCCCACCCCCAACAATCAGTACATGATGGGGGggaggtactataacaggtatgTGTGATGGGGGCTCATACTGTCTCCCAGTGCAGTAAACATCAACCATGAGGGAGGCATTCAATAGAATCAGAAAATAACTGGTTAGGAAAACCCTGTGGCCTTACCTATAATTGTATAAATATGTTGTGATATCCAGGTTTACAGTCCCACATAGAAATGTAGCTTATACAGAAAGTACTAAATACTATTAAGTCTGAAGCGTTATGATGGTCACTGCTGGTCAGTAGAAATAACTGCTGTGctcagtctcttctctctctatctctctctctctttgacagtGTTGATGACATTGTGGACCATTATAAGAAGGAGCAGATTGTAGAGGGCTACAACCTGAAAGATGCTGTTTCAGTGCAGGTAAGCCTGAGTTCAGAGACCTCCATAGTTATGCGACCCCTATCATATCACTTTGAGAAGGCAATAGATTTACATGTATTTCATTTAATTGTGCTGTTTTATTGACATTCATGTTTGTATTTCAGCACCAGGAACAAGTGCTCTCAGATTTGGTGGACGGCAAGGAGATCTATAACACTATCAGACGGAAAACGAAAGATGCGTTCTACAAAAACATTGTCAAGAAAGGCTACCTCCTATTCAAcaaaggtacagttgaagtcggaagtttacatacttaggttgtagtcattaactcgtttttcaaccactccacaaatttcttcttaacaaactatagttttgggaagtcggttagggcatctactttgtgcatgacacaagtaatttacagattattttacttataattcactgtatcacaattccagtgggtcagaagtttgcatgcgctaagtcaaatcaaagtttatttgtcacgaaTACCGAAtacaacattgaaatgcttacttacaggctctaaccaatagtgcaaaaaaggtattaggtgaacaatgggtaagtaaagaaataaaacaacagtaaaaagacaggctataaaagtagcgaggctacatacagacaccggttagtatGGCTGATTTGAATATGTACATTTAGtaatggttaaagtgactatgcatatgtgatgaacagagagtagcagtagcgtaaaagagggggtggtgactgacgggacacaatgcagatagccgggttagccaatgtgcgggagcactggttggtctgccaaattgaggtagtatgtacatgaatgtatagttaaagtgactatgcatatatgataaacagagtagcagcagcgtaaagaggggtttgggggacacacacattgcaaatagtccgggtagccatttgattacctgttcaggagtcttatggcttgggggtaaaaactgttgagaagcctttttgtcctagacttggcactctggtactgcttgccatgcggtagtagagcgaacagtctatggctggggtctttgaccatttttagggccttcccctgacactgcctggtgtagaggtcctggatggcaggcagcttagccccagtgatgtactgggccgtacgcactaccctctgtcgtgccttgccgatggaggctgagcaattgccgtactaGGCATTGATGCAACCatgctgtgcttttaaacagcttggaaaattccagaaaattatgtcatggctttagaagcttctgatgggctaattgacatcaattggaggtgtacctgtggatgtatttcaaggcctaccttcaaactccgtgcctctttgcttgacatcatgggaatatctaaagaaatcagccaagacctcagaaaaacaattgtagacctccaagtctggttcatccttgggggcaatttccaaacacctgaagatgACCACGTTTATctgtgcgtactattgtttaaacaccatgggaccacgcagccgtcataccgctcaggaaggagaggcgttctgtctcccagagatgaacgtactttggtgcgaaaagtgcaaatcaatcccagaacaacagcaaaggaccttgtgaagatgctggaggaaacagatacaaatatatctatatccacagtaaaacgagtcctgtatcgacaacctgaaaggccgctcagcaaggaagaagccactgccccaaaaccgccataaaaaagccagactacgttttgcaactgcacatggggacaaagatcgtactttttggagaaatatcctctggtctgatgaaacaacttgcaagccaaagaacaccatcccaaccgtgaagcacaggggtggcagcatcatgttgtgggggtgtttttaaTGCTGGAGGgaccggtgcacttcacaaaatagatggcgtcatgaggaagaaaaattatgtggatattattgaagcaacatctcaagacatcagtcaggaagttaaagcttggtcgcaaatgggtcttccaaatgaacaatgaccccaagcatacttccagagtggcaaaatggcttaacgacaacaaagtcaaggtatcgaagtagccatcacaaagccctgacctcaatcctatagaaaaagcgtgtgtgagcaaggaggcatacGAACCTGACTGAGTTACGTCAGGAGGacggggccaaaattcacccaacttattgtgggaagcttgtggaaggctacctgaagtgtttgacccaagttaaacaatgtaaaggcaatgctaccaaatactaattgagtgcatgttaacttttgacccactgagaatgtgatgaaagaaataaaagctgaaataaatcactctactattattctgacatttcacattcttaaaatgaagtggtaaTCCTAAAacggggcatttttactaggattaaacgtcagaaattgtgaaactgagtttaaatgtgtttgtctaagttgtatgtaaacttccaacttcaccTGTAAGTAGCCTTGTATGAGCCTTTGCTTGCAAACTGGAACGGGTCATAGAACAGGAGCCTGTTTCTAAaacgtgaggcagcttgatgtacaagtataCCCCCTGGACAAGAcgctagtctatcgcagggccttacccccaatctATCTCCTTTATGCTGAGTGTCACGTAGAGACTCATCAGGTCCCGTTTTTTTGGTATGACTCAGCTcacaaccttccaatctcagggcagACACTCTAACcgcaaggccactgagttggtaaCAAAGGTACCAATTTGTTTTTACTCTTGATTTTTCTACAGAGAATGGAACCTCAAATGTCTGCAAATGTAATCTAGACCGTAGCCTGTTTCCATTATTCTTACTTCTCCCTGAAGTGGTCACTGGTATACCACCCCCCCCATATTTAAAAGGAAAGGACTAGTGTGTTAAATATGGTGTAAACTCCTCCATAAACTTGAGGGAGTGAAGAAGTGCAGGCAGATGAGAGAGAATTTGGAAATTGACCTGACGTCTTCTCCTATCCTCCCTAAACCTATCACCATCTCCAGGCAAAGGTAAGCGGTGGAAGAACCTCTACTTCATCCTGGAGGGGAACGACGCCCAGCTCATCTACtttgagagtgagaagagagccACCAAACCCAAAGGTCTGATTGACCTGAGTGTGTGTTCCGTGTACGGTGTGCACGACAGTCTGTTTGGCAGGTGAGACGCACGTTGATCTGAGTGGACATTGACAAGAACGAATCATTGCAAAATAACAATAGCTACTTTACggagggaaaatgtacttactacAACTGATATTATGTGGTTGTCTcagctagctatcttaagatgaatgcattaaTTGTAATTCACTCTGGATGAGagcaaaatgtcaaatgtattttttattttatttttgttgccGTGTTGTGCTGAGTTTTGTACTTAGTTCTCCGCAGTCTGAATTTGATCAATTCTGAGTTTGATCAATTGGATACATTCAATTGGGCACGTACTTGTTCAGTAATACCTGGCTGTCCTGTTTGCAGACCAAACTGTTTCCAAGTTGTGGTCCAGCACTTTAGCGAGGAACAGTACATATTCTACTTCGCTGGCGAGACTCCTGAACAGGCACAGGTTTGTACCGATCcctctttgtttgtctgtctggatGTTCTGTCCCAATCACACCTTTCTGTAGTATTACAGTGTTCTTTCCTCTCTGTAGGACTGGATGAAATGTCTGCACACGTTCTGCAGTAACCTTAGGAAACCCACCCAGCCCACTCCCAACAAGAGGCTCCGACAGGTACAAACACTGGCAATTCCAGTCAAATGCTGTTTGCATTGTGCATTTCAGAAAATGCATTTGCCACATGTATGCATAGTAAATCAAACACATTTGTTTGATATGGCAATACAGTATTGAATCTTGAAATGCAAGTTGGGCCTCAACTTCCCAAAGAACAAACCCTATGCATCAatcatctttttttttaaagattgttTACCAATATGTTCATTTACCAATATGTTCATTTGATATTATGCCATTATCCAAAGTGGCTTGTATGTGACCCAATGCGAGATTCAAACCCGCTACTGTGGTGTTCCATGCACCTTACTCCAGCCAGCTGAGGCATCAGAAACCCGACTGTCTGtcgtcctggtgtgtgtgtgtcccatcagGTGAGCAGCCTGGTCCTTTATGTGGAGGAGGCCCACAAGCTGCCTGTGAAGCACTTCACCAACCCCTACTGCAACATCTACCTGAACAATGTGCAGGTGGCCAAGACCCACCCCCGAGAGGGCCAGAACCCCGTCTTCACAGAAGAGTTCATCTTTGAGTCAGTCCCAATTACAACTCCATtcaaattaaattttatttgtcacatacacatggttagcagatgttaatgcgagtgtagcgaaatgcttgtgcttctagttccgacaatgcagtaataaccaacgagtaatctagctcacaattccaaaactactaccttatacacacacaagtgtaaagggataaagaatatgtacataaagatatatgaatgagtgatggtacagagcggcataggcaagatgcagtagatggtacattCAATGGCAATTTAGTGTGAAATGGACATTTTGTATTTGGCTTCCATATACTTTCACTTATACCATAACTTCTCACTGCACTTAGTAATATGTCCATAATATTGCATTGATACAATGATTAGCTATCATGTTTGGGTTCTTTACATTGACTGACATTTTTTGTATTCCCCTCAGTGACTTGTCAAGTGAAATCAACAGGTTTGAAATCAGCCTGAGCAATAAGACAAAGAAGAGCAAAGAAAGTGACATCTGTGAGTCACCGTACTACTTGGACTAGCCATGTCAAACCCTCTCCTTTTATAATCCCATTCCATATCGATATGAGAAATGACTTGCGGCAGTGTGTTAGTGCCCCTGTGTTCCACTcaatcttcatctctctctccctctgcctcagtGTTCATGCGTTGCCAGCTGAGCCGCCTACAGAAGGGCCAGATGATAGACGAGTGGTTCCCTCTGAGCTCCCACGTGCCTCTGAAGGGCATCGAGCCAGGCTCTCTGAGAGTCCGAGCCCGCTACTCCATGGAGAAAATCATGCCTGAGGAGGAGTATAGCGAGTTCAAAGAGGTCAGACATACCCTACTAATGAGGATAATTCATGATTTCATCAATGTAGGATtaagtcaaatcaaagtttattggtcgtgtacacagttttgcagatgttatcgcaggtgcagcaaaagGCTTGTTTCCATCTCCAACAAAGGTATAATGACCAGCACACACTCAGTGAGACATCAAAAACAAGGATTTGCAGTTACCTGGTTACACAACCCTGCTGCCTTAtctacatagacttggaatcactggccactttaataatggaacactagtccctataataatgtttacatactgctttactcatctcatatgtactgtattctattctactttgTTAGTCAATGTCACTCTGATATTGCTCaagctaatatttatatatttcttaattccattcttttacttagatttgtgtgtttttCAAATtcttagatactactgcactgttggagctagaaacaccagcatttcactacacctgaaataacatctgctaaatatgtgtatgtgaccaatacaatttgatttaatacaCATACTCAGTGAGACATCCAAAACAAGGATCAGCAGTTGGTGACATAGTGTATTGTGATGTGCAGAGTACGTGTCCTTGAAAAAGATAAGTGGAAAATGATCGCCCACTTGTTTTTACATCGTGTCACTGACCCTAGTCTGTCcttcggtctgtctgtctgtgtccctcaGCTGATCCTGCTGAAGGAGTTCCATGTGATCTATGCTCTGGCCCATGTGTGTGGGCAGGACCGTACCCTGCTGGCCAGCATCCTGCTGCGCATCTTCAGACACGAGAAGACAGAGGCCCCCTTACTCAGGACACTCAACGACCGAGAGATCAACATGGAGGGTATTGAGATGAATATTTACAGATATTCTATTGTTCTTGTGACATCATGCTATTTTAGTAACATAGCATTTCCCTTTGGCTGGGTCTTTATCATCCTGAAGTATCTCCATTTGTAGATGCTTGGAGGCAGATTGTGTTAGTATGATTTCAACATGAAAGCaatgacagacaaacacaccGTTGGCTGACGAGAAGTCCCCTCTCTCTGACGTTTCCCAGACGAGGCGACAACCCTGTTCCGAGCGACCACTCTGGCCAGCACGCTGATGGAGCAGTACATGAAGGCCACGGCCACACCCTTTGTCCACCACGCCCTCAAAGATACAATCCTCAAGATCATGGAGAGCAAGCAGTCCTGCGAGGTAAACACACACTTTCTATTTATGCAGAAAGGCTTTTCACACTTAGAGGTAGCCTTGTTTTTGTTTAGCCCAAGCTCTATCTACTGTATATGTTTTGGCTTGTAAAATAGTTTCGGCAACATCTGTAAAGTTACGTTAGTCACAACTCTTTCAGCTGAGAAGTGTGTGGGCTCCAACCCAGCTATTTATTCATGTTATCTCCTGAG
This window encodes:
- the LOC112247269 gene encoding ras GTPase-activating protein 1 isoform X4, which gives rise to MSMIYPVSGGDITGPVLSATGNGGGGHAICQGTSSGTIGGVCYSPTSEGPGSRISPTSAGPDGPSVFPPLPPPPLLPTGYGGLSTVDESEMQDGPEYEEEEVVFPLSAPPTNQWYHGKLDRTIAEERLRQAKTPGSYLIRESDRRPGSFVLSFLSLTSVVNHFRIIAMCGDYYIGGRRFSSLSDLIGYYSYVSCLLKGEKLLSPVAPPEPVEDRRRVRAILPYTKVPETDEISFLKGDMFIVHNELDDGWMWVTNVRTEEQGLIVEDLVEEVGREEDPHEGKVWYHGKISKQEAYNLLMTVGQVCSFLVRPSDNTPGDYSLFFRTNENIQRFKICPTPNNQYMMGGRYYNSVDDIVDHYKKEQIVEGYNLKDAVSVQHQEQVLSDLVDGKEIYNTIRRKTKDAFYKNIVKKGYLLFNKGKGKRWKNLYFILEGNDAQLIYFESEKRATKPKGLIDLSVCSVYGVHDSLFGRPNCFQVVVQHFSEEQYIFYFAGETPEQAQDWMKCLHTFCSNLRKPTQPTPNKRLRQVSSLVLYVEEAHKLPVKHFTNPYCNIYLNNVQVAKTHPREGQNPVFTEEFIFDDLSSEINRFEISLSNKTKKSKESDILFMRCQLSRLQKGQMIDEWFPLSSHVPLKGIEPGSLRVRARYSMEKIMPEEEYSEFKELILLKEFHVIYALAHVCGQDRTLLASILLRIFRHEKTEAPLLRTLNDREINMEDEATTLFRATTLASTLMEQYMKATATPFVHHALKDTILKIMESKQSCELNPSKLEKNEDVHLNLAHLLLILSELVEKIFMAAEILPPVNRLSSVIDDEVPIDDGCQSLSTPDDIVHRPNPNKTLRYIYGCLQKSVQQKWPNTTMRTRVVSGFVFLRLICPAILNPRMFNIITDPPSATAGRTLTLVAKSVQNLANLVEFGAKEPYMEGVNPFIKNNKHRMIMFLDELGNVPDLPEATEHFRTDLSRDLAALHEICVSHSDDLRTLSNERGAQQHVLKKLLAITELLQQKQDHYAMSNSNR
- the LOC112247269 gene encoding ras GTPase-activating protein 1 isoform X3 translates to MIAAEVSSEDTGSVSTGVAGGGGPETAHFPFYPNQTRVRVTDFGQRSAPNSRYQSNTSPDALPDMSMIYPVSGGDITGPVLSATGNGGGGHAICQGTSSGTIGGVCYSPTSEGPGSRISPTSAGPDGPSVFPPLPPPPLLPTGYGGLSTVDESEMQDGPEYEEEEVVFPLSAPPTNQWYHGKLDRTIAEERLRQAKTPGSYLIRESDRRPGSFVLSFLSLTSVVNHFRIIAMCGDYYIGGRRFSSLSDLIGYYSYVSCLLKGEKLLSPVAPPEPVEDRRRVRAILPYTKVPETDEISFLKGDMFIVHNELDDGWMWVTNVRTEEQGLIVEDLVEEVGREEDPHEGKVWYHGKISKQEAYNLLMTVGQVCSFLVRPSDNTPGDYSLFFRTNENIQRFKICPTPNNQYMMGGRYYNSVDDIVDHYKKEQIVEGYNLKDAVSVQHQEQVLSDLVDGKEIYNTIRRKTKDAFYKNIVKKGYLLFNKGKGKRWKNLYFILEGNDAQLIYFESEKRATKPKGLIDLSVCSVYGVHDSLFGRPNCFQVVVQHFSEEQYIFYFAGETPEQAQDWMKCLHTFCSNLRKPTQPTPNKRLRQVSSLVLYVEEAHKLPVKHFTNPYCNIYLNNVQVAKTHPREGQNPVFTEEFIFDDLSSEINRFEISLSNKTKKSKESDILFMRCQLSRLQKGQMIDEWFPLSSHVPLKGIEPGSLRVRARYSMEKIMPEEEYSEFKELILLKEFHVIYALAHVCGQDRTLLASILLRIFRHEKTEAPLLRTLNDREINMEDEATTLFRATTLASTLMEQYMKATATPFVHHALKDTILKIMESKQSCELNPSKLEKNEDVHLNLAHLLLILSELVEKIFMAAEILPPTLRYIYGCLQKSVQQKWPNTTMRTRVVSGFVFLRLICPAILNPRMFNIITDPPSATAGRTLTLVAKSVQNLANLVEFGAKEPYMEGVNPFIKNNKHRMIMFLDELGNVPDLPEATEHFRTDLSRDLAALHEICVSHSDDLRTLSNERGAQQHVLKKLLAITELLQQKQDHYAMSNSNR